The DNA segment AGTAGTACTTCTTTCGTTCGTGTCAAGTTCACTTATTTTTCCGGATAATCCAAACTTCCTTTAAGAAGATTACAGTCAACACAAAGTATTTGAAGATTTTCATAGGTTGTTTCGCCACATTTAACCCAGGGTATTATGTGGTCAAAATGGAAGTCATTCCACCCTTCAAGTTTACAACCGCATATTCTACAAACATTCCCATCTCTCATTGCTACTCGTATTTTCAATTTATTACTAGGGTTTCTTTTAGTTAAGTGCTTAAAACCTTGTTTGCTTTGTTGAACTATTTCTTCTATTATTGTTTTGTCAGTTTTATCATCATCGGAGTTAATGTATTCAACAAATGTTTCAAGAGCTTTGCGCCAATTCCCAAATCTTTTTGTATAGGTATCACTTGAATATTTTGAAAATGGTTTTACACACTCAGTTATATAAGGTGGTCTCCCAAGTTTAATCCATATTTCTTCCATATTTTCAAATAATTCCTCATTTGAAATATTTTGCAGATTTGATATTTCTAATCCTGCTTTTTTTAATGCTTTGTTCCAACCAAAACGTCTGTCTATGATTGTTGAAGAATATTTCCCTACTTCATTATATTTATAGGTGGTTACCTTTATTGGAGCAATTTTGTTTGCAACCCTTTTTAAATCTTCAAGTAATTCTTCATCCGAAATGTTCTGATGTTTAGCAACTGTCAGTCCTGCTTTTTCCAAAGCATTATTCCAACCTAATCTTTTCTTAATAGTTCCACTATTAAATCTACCCACTTTATCATATTCACTTTGGGTAAGAGATTCCTTATTAAGTTCGCTTGCAACCTTCTTTAAGTCATCTAACAATTCCTTGTCTGAAGCGTTTCTATTATCTGGTTTTAGTGCAAATTTCATATTGCGTTGTTGTGTTGTCTGCGTGCTGTATCAGTATTACTGCTAACGTTCCCGTGGTTGCAATTCGTGCCGTATTGCTTGCAATTCATTATCACACGGTTTAATGTTCAAATATATAAAAAATAATTCAATACACCAAAAATAAGGCATGATTGCAACCACGTGTTGGGTACAGTTCTTTTCTTTTCGTCAGTATAGCATGTGTGTGTCAGATGAACGTAGTTCAAATAACGGAAAAAAAACTTGTCGAGAAAATAATTTTAAATATTTTTTATTGTCATATATCAAACCTGATATGTGCAGTCAAAAATATTCTCAGGTTTAATTTTGTCATGGTTCATCACTTTTTCTAAAAGACATTTTATCAACAAAAGTTATAAAATCCTTGATTTTTATTTTTTTTCCTATAACTTTGCCAAGTCTTTTTAACGTCGCTACGTTACAAACACTAGTTTGCACGATATTTCCGTGTTAAAGACTTGAAAGCAAAAATTTTTCAAATTTTCTTTTTACTAAAATGTCTTTCCACTTGCACTGAACCATCCTTTATATTTTTTCCTGAAATATTATTTTCGTCTTCTTTGACACCCTTGCCCCCAACGATTGGGGCTTGTTTTCGGCGGGCGTTCTATATACCTGCGTCATTTTCCCCCGAAACCAAAATTATAAATAATTACTGAACAATCAAATTGCTAATTTCTGCCCGCTAACACTAAGCCCATGTTGGCAACAGGTGGATATTAGATATGTTTCTCTATTTCTTTTATGAAATTTTCAGTCTGCTCAAGTAATGGAGTTACTGTTGATTTATCAAATGAAATAAAGTCAGCATAATCTCCTTCCTGTCTCCAGTCAAATAAATCTGTGTATAGTTTTCCATAGTCTTTGGAAATAATACCTGTCTTGATAAATTCAAAAAGAAACTTAGACCTGCATCCATTATGTGTGTGTGTCTTGAAATTATTTTTCAAAAACAATGCATTAACAGAATAAAATGACGCATAATATAGTCTATTTACGCATGAATTCCATCTGCCTCCTTCTGCTAACAAACGAGCGTCTGCAAGTGTTTCATGTGCTCTTTCAATTCTATATTTAAGCA comes from the Bacteroidales bacterium genome and includes:
- a CDS encoding HNH endonuclease — translated: MKFALKPDNRNASDKELLDDLKKVASELNKESLTQSEYDKVGRFNSGTIKKRLGWNNALEKAGLTVAKHQNISDEELLEDLKRVANKIAPIKVTTYKYNEVGKYSSTIIDRRFGWNKALKKAGLEISNLQNISNEELFENMEEIWIKLGRPPYITECVKPFSKYSSDTYTKRFGNWRKALETFVEYINSDDDKTDKTIIEEIVQQSKQGFKHLTKRNPSNKLKIRVAMRDGNVCRICGCKLEGWNDFHFDHIIPWVKCGETTYENLQILCVDCNLLKGSLDYPEK
- a CDS encoding HEPN domain-containing protein, coding for MTGNTEDLLKYRIERAHETLADARLLAEGGRWNSCVNRLYYASFYSVNALFLKNNFKTHTHNGCRSKFLFEFIKTGIISKDYGKLYTDLFDWRQEGDYADFISFDKSTVTPLLEQTENFIKEIEKHI